In Hwangdonia lutea, a single window of DNA contains:
- a CDS encoding KpsF/GutQ family sugar-phosphate isomerase, whose translation MESKAISNLATLITDDFADAVKLIYNSKGRVIITGIGKSAIIANKIVATLNSTGTPAIFMHAADAIHGDLGLILKDDVVICISKSGNTPEIKVLVPLIKSAKNKMIAITGNTDSFLGQQADFVLNAYVEQEACPNNLAPTTSTTAQLVMGDALAVCLLELRGFSSNDFAKYHPGGALGKKLYLRVHDISSVNQKPQVHLNTGIKEVIIEISEKMLGVAAVVENEKIIGIITDGDLRRMLTKVDDFSTLTAKDIMSANPKHINVDAMAVDALEVMETNGISQLLVEDNGNYAGVVHLHDLIKEGII comes from the coding sequence ATGGAAAGTAAGGCTATTTCTAACTTAGCCACTCTTATTACCGATGATTTTGCCGATGCGGTAAAACTTATTTACAACTCCAAAGGGCGTGTTATTATCACGGGAATTGGCAAAAGTGCCATTATTGCCAATAAGATTGTAGCCACCTTAAACTCTACCGGAACGCCTGCCATTTTTATGCACGCCGCCGATGCTATTCATGGCGATTTAGGCTTAATTCTTAAAGACGATGTGGTGATTTGCATTTCCAAAAGCGGAAACACACCGGAAATAAAAGTTTTGGTGCCTTTAATTAAAAGTGCCAAAAACAAAATGATTGCCATTACAGGTAACACAGATTCATTTTTAGGGCAACAGGCAGACTTTGTTTTAAACGCTTATGTCGAGCAGGAAGCCTGCCCCAATAATTTGGCACCAACAACAAGTACTACGGCACAATTGGTAATGGGCGATGCGCTCGCCGTTTGTTTATTGGAGTTACGAGGTTTTTCGAGCAACGATTTTGCAAAATATCACCCCGGTGGTGCTTTAGGAAAGAAATTGTATTTACGGGTTCACGATATTTCCTCTGTTAATCAAAAGCCACAAGTACATCTGAATACGGGCATAAAAGAGGTAATTATCGAAATTTCAGAAAAAATGTTGGGTGTTGCTGCCGTAGTTGAAAACGAAAAAATTATAGGTATTATTACCGATGGTGATTTACGTAGAATGCTAACAAAAGTTGATGATTTTTCTACCTTAACCGCCAAAGATATTATGAGCGCAAACCCCAAGCATATTAACGTAGACGCCATGGCTGTTGATGCTTTAGAAGTGATGGAAACCAACGGTATTTCTCAGTTACTTGTTGAAGATAACGGCAATTACGCAGGCGTAGTTCATTTACACGATTTAATTAAAGAAGGCATTATATAA
- the tatC gene encoding twin-arginine translocase subunit TatC, which produces MAKKNINEMSFLDHLEDLRWHLIRICIAVIGVATLAFIFSRFIFDEIIFAPLEMSFPTYNFLCNAANFIGLETTFCAEEMPMILQNRTMAGQFSADIWTAILGGFIISFPYVIYQLWKFISPGLHSNERRHSRGFIIISSLLFFIGVLFGYYIVTPLSLNFLANYSISDAVDNQIDIGSYIALVRSSALASGLIFELPIIIYFLTKIGLVTPEVLRKYRKYALVVVLILSAIITPPDIASQVIVAIPIIILYQISIYISKVVVRNQKRKEKQHV; this is translated from the coding sequence ATGGCGAAAAAGAATATTAATGAGATGTCTTTTTTAGACCATCTTGAAGATTTGCGGTGGCATTTAATAAGAATTTGTATTGCCGTAATTGGCGTAGCCACTTTGGCTTTTATTTTTAGCCGATTTATTTTTGATGAGATTATTTTTGCACCCTTGGAAATGAGTTTTCCAACCTATAATTTTTTATGTAATGCAGCAAACTTTATAGGTCTAGAAACTACGTTTTGTGCCGAGGAAATGCCTATGATACTGCAAAACCGAACTATGGCAGGCCAGTTTTCGGCAGATATTTGGACCGCTATTTTAGGAGGCTTCATCATATCCTTCCCATACGTTATTTACCAATTATGGAAATTTATTAGCCCCGGATTACATTCAAACGAACGCCGGCATTCGCGTGGTTTCATCATCATTTCATCACTCTTATTTTTTATTGGGGTATTGTTTGGCTATTATATTGTAACGCCTTTATCACTAAACTTTTTAGCCAATTACAGCATTTCTGATGCGGTAGACAATCAAATTGATATTGGCTCGTACATTGCTTTGGTGCGATCTTCGGCATTGGCCTCCGGATTGATTTTCGAGCTGCCCATCATCATCTATTTTTTAACCAAAATAGGTTTAGTAACTCCAGAAGTTTTAAGAAAATACCGAAAATATGCGCTTGTAGTTGTGCTCATACTTTCAGCAATTATAACGCCTCCAGATATTGCCAGTCAAGTTATAGTAGCTATCCCTATTATTATCTTATATCAAATAAGTATTTACATCTCTAAAGTAGTCGTTAGAAATCAAAAAAGAAAAGAAAAACAACATGTCTGA
- a CDS encoding carboxymuconolactone decarboxylase family protein has protein sequence MSDIVTEFNEYRQRMNDKILADNNKVIKRIFNLDTNAFAEGALDVKTKELLGLVASMVLRCDDCVKYHLETCYKEGIPKAQVVETLSIANLIGGTIVIPHLRKAYEFWDALEANN, from the coding sequence ATGTCTGATATCGTTACCGAATTTAATGAGTATCGCCAGAGAATGAACGATAAGATTCTTGCCGATAACAATAAAGTTATTAAACGCATCTTTAATTTAGATACCAACGCTTTCGCGGAAGGGGCTTTAGATGTTAAAACAAAAGAGCTTTTAGGCTTGGTGGCATCTATGGTTTTACGTTGCGACGATTGTGTAAAATACCATCTTGAAACCTGTTATAAAGAAGGCATACCAAAAGCACAGGTTGTTGAAACTTTAAGTATTGCGAATTTAATTGGTGGCACCATTGTTATTCCGCATTTGCGGAAAGCTTACGAATTTTGGGATGCTTTAGAAGCCAATAATTAA
- the lptB gene encoding LPS export ABC transporter ATP-binding protein: MILRAENLMKSYSGRKVVKDVSLEVNQGEIVGLLGPNGAGKTTSFYMIVGLIKPNGGHIFLDNTEITKYPMYKRAQNGIGYLAQEASVFRKLSIEDNILSVLQLTKLSKKQQHDKMESLIEEFGLGHIRKNRGDLLSGGERRRTEIARALATDPSFILLDEPFAGVDPVAVEDIQRIVAQLTKKNIGILITDHNVQETLAITDRTYLMFEGGILKAGKPEELAEDEMVRKVYLGQNFELRKKKIRE; this comes from the coding sequence ATGATTTTAAGAGCCGAAAATTTAATGAAGTCCTACAGCGGACGAAAAGTTGTAAAAGATGTTTCCCTTGAGGTAAACCAAGGTGAAATTGTGGGGCTTTTGGGTCCAAATGGTGCTGGTAAAACCACCTCGTTTTACATGATTGTGGGGTTAATTAAACCAAATGGTGGCCATATTTTTTTAGACAATACCGAAATTACCAAATACCCCATGTACAAACGGGCGCAAAATGGTATTGGGTATTTGGCGCAAGAAGCATCGGTATTTAGAAAACTGAGTATTGAAGATAATATTTTAAGCGTGTTGCAACTTACAAAGCTGAGTAAAAAGCAACAGCACGATAAAATGGAATCGCTTATTGAGGAATTCGGACTTGGCCATATTCGTAAAAACCGTGGCGATTTACTCTCCGGTGGCGAGCGCCGGCGTACCGAAATTGCGCGTGCCTTGGCAACCGACCCGAGTTTTATACTTTTAGATGAACCATTTGCTGGCGTTGATCCTGTGGCGGTTGAAGATATTCAGCGTATCGTGGCGCAACTTACCAAAAAAAATATCGGTATTTTAATTACCGATCACAACGTGCAGGAAACCTTGGCTATTACCGACAGAACTTATTTAATGTTTGAAGGCGGCATTTTAAAAGCCGGAAAACCAGAAGAATTAGCCGAAGACGAGATGGTGCGAAAAGTGTATTTAGGACAGAATTTTGAGTTGCGTAAAAAGAAAATCCGTGAGTAA
- a CDS encoding DUF808 domain-containing protein, whose amino-acid sequence MASGFFAIFDDIAVLMDDVVVMSKISTKKTAGILGDDLAVNAEKATGFVSSRELPVLWAITKGSFLNKLIILPIAFLLSAFAPWAVTLALILGGVYLAFEGAEKIYGFFVPHEHAKVEVKPENLSKEAILKTEKSKIKSAILTDFILSVEIVIIALGTVLGRPILFQIIVVSIVAIIATVGVYGIVALIVRMDDFGFRLVRMSRKEKSVSKFIGNFLINALPVVIKSLAVIGTIALLLVSGGIFVHNIEFLHHFLEVLPSILRDFIVGLLVGLISVFVVKAFKSVFKRKGKNG is encoded by the coding sequence ATGGCATCAGGATTTTTTGCAATATTCGACGACATAGCGGTTTTAATGGACGACGTGGTTGTAATGAGTAAAATAAGTACCAAAAAAACGGCAGGTATTTTGGGTGACGATCTAGCGGTAAATGCCGAAAAAGCGACAGGGTTTGTATCCTCAAGAGAGTTACCCGTTTTGTGGGCAATTACCAAAGGATCTTTTTTAAATAAATTAATCATTTTACCCATTGCCTTTTTGCTTAGTGCTTTTGCGCCTTGGGCGGTTACATTGGCTTTAATATTGGGCGGTGTGTATTTGGCTTTTGAAGGCGCCGAAAAAATATACGGGTTTTTTGTGCCCCACGAACATGCTAAAGTGGAAGTTAAACCTGAAAACCTTTCTAAAGAAGCTATTTTAAAAACCGAAAAAAGTAAGATTAAATCGGCTATTCTTACCGATTTTATTTTATCTGTAGAAATTGTAATTATCGCTTTGGGCACGGTTTTGGGCAGACCAATTTTGTTTCAAATTATAGTGGTTTCCATTGTTGCCATTATCGCCACCGTTGGTGTTTACGGTATTGTGGCGCTTATTGTAAGAATGGACGATTTTGGTTTTAGGCTGGTAAGAATGAGCCGCAAAGAAAAAAGTGTTTCAAAGTTCATCGGCAATTTTTTAATAAATGCATTGCCTGTTGTAATTAAAAGTTTAGCGGTAATTGGTACGATAGCTTTACTGTTGGTTTCGGGTGGTATTTTTGTTCATAATATAGAGTTTTTGCATCACTTTTTAGAGGTGCTACCTTCTATTTTAAGGGATTTTATTGTTGGGTTGTTGGTTGGCTTAATTTCGGTTTTCGTGGTTAAGGCTTTTAAGAGTGTTTTTAAACGAAAAGGTAAAAACGGATAA
- a CDS encoding CDP-alcohol phosphatidyltransferase family protein gives MKRYIPNALTLLNLFSGCIAVIFAVNDNFVAAALFVFLGIFFDFFDGFAARKLNVQSELGLQLDSLADVVTSGLVPGIIMFKLLEIVESGWGEIDLSVGFGLPIIPLLGLSITLASAYRLAKFNIDTEQQSYFKGLPTPANALLILSLPLIMEYQNSDIINAIILNKWFLIGVTVFSCWILNANIKLFALKFKDWSFKNNVTRYIFILLCVVLLMVLQFAAIPIIIILYISMSVLDNLTSK, from the coding sequence ATGAAGCGATATATTCCGAATGCACTCACTCTTTTAAATCTTTTTTCAGGATGTATTGCCGTAATTTTCGCCGTTAACGATAATTTTGTAGCCGCGGCTTTGTTTGTGTTTCTCGGTATTTTCTTTGATTTTTTTGATGGCTTTGCAGCACGAAAACTAAACGTGCAAAGCGAATTGGGTTTACAGTTGGATTCGCTGGCCGATGTGGTTACCAGCGGATTGGTGCCAGGGATTATAATGTTTAAATTGTTGGAAATTGTTGAGTCAGGTTGGGGAGAAATTGATTTATCTGTTGGTTTTGGATTGCCGATAATTCCGCTTTTAGGGCTGTCAATCACACTTGCATCAGCTTATCGATTGGCAAAATTCAATATCGACACCGAGCAACAAAGCTATTTTAAAGGCCTGCCAACACCAGCAAATGCTTTGCTTATTTTATCGCTGCCACTCATTATGGAATACCAGAATAGCGATATAATTAACGCCATAATTTTAAATAAATGGTTTTTAATTGGTGTAACTGTTTTTAGCTGTTGGATACTAAACGCAAACATAAAGCTGTTCGCCTTAAAGTTTAAAGATTGGAGTTTTAAAAACAATGTGACACGCTATATTTTTATACTGTTATGTGTAGTGCTTTTAATGGTGTTGCAGTTTGCGGCCATTCCAATTATTATAATACTTTATATTTCCATGTCTGTTTTAGACAATCTAACTTCAAAATAA
- a CDS encoding PorV/PorQ family protein: MNIGVDAAALGMSNAVTAHTNDVNSGYWNPAGLLHLEDNQLALMHSSYFANIANYDYAAFAMPIDNRSAVGISLIRFAVDDILNTTQLIDAQGNINYDRISLFSTADYGLTFSYARKLPVQGLNYGINAKIIRRIIGDFAASWGFGFDVGVQFETKNNWKFGVMARDITTTFNAWAIDEDEFAKIQNAVAGQNQELPETTEITIPKLQIGMSKLVDFNVDYTLLTSVNLNVRFEENNDVISSSFASINPALGFEFGYVDMVYLRAGVGNFQNELQIDNTEQLSFQPSFGVGFKYNGVQIDYAFTDIGDQSVALYSNVFSLKLDLGIFR, translated from the coding sequence ATGAATATTGGTGTTGATGCCGCGGCTTTAGGCATGAGCAACGCGGTTACGGCACATACCAACGATGTGAATTCGGGTTATTGGAATCCTGCGGGCCTATTACATCTTGAAGACAATCAACTCGCTTTAATGCATTCCAGTTACTTTGCCAATATTGCCAATTACGATTATGCGGCCTTTGCTATGCCCATTGATAATAGAAGTGCTGTGGGCATTTCGCTAATTCGCTTTGCGGTTGACGATATCTTAAACACCACTCAACTCATTGATGCGCAAGGTAATATTAATTACGACAGAATTAGTTTGTTTTCGACAGCCGATTACGGCTTAACCTTTTCGTATGCCAGAAAACTTCCGGTTCAAGGTCTAAATTACGGGATAAATGCAAAAATTATAAGACGGATTATTGGCGATTTCGCAGCGTCTTGGGGTTTTGGTTTTGATGTTGGTGTTCAGTTTGAAACCAAAAACAATTGGAAATTTGGTGTTATGGCGCGCGATATCACCACCACATTTAATGCTTGGGCTATTGATGAAGACGAGTTTGCCAAAATACAAAATGCCGTTGCCGGACAAAACCAGGAATTACCCGAAACAACCGAAATTACCATTCCTAAACTACAAATAGGCATGTCGAAATTAGTTGATTTTAATGTAGATTACACGCTGTTAACATCGGTTAATTTGAATGTTCGGTTTGAAGAAAATAACGATGTTATTTCGTCGTCGTTCGCCAGTATTAACCCCGCTTTGGGATTTGAGTTTGGCTATGTAGATATGGTTTATTTACGTGCCGGGGTTGGTAATTTTCAAAATGAACTTCAAATTGATAACACCGAGCAATTGAGCTTTCAACCCAGTTTTGGCGTAGGTTTTAAATATAACGGCGTTCAAATAGATTATGCGTTTACAGATATTGGCGATCAAAGTGTGGCCTTGTATTCGAATGTGTTTTCATTAAAACTCGATTTGGGTATTTTTAGGTAA
- a CDS encoding DUF4105 domain-containing protein, with amino-acid sequence MKKALLLLGLLLCIKTSFGQQVELSNQAVVSVLTIGPGESLNDAFGHSAFRIKDKTTGLDVVFGYGEYDFDTPNFYLKFAQGKLQYLISKDDFQRFYSAYSYYNRTIKEQVLNLSQPQKQRLYSFLVDNYKPENRAYLYEFFFDNCATKIKDVANIALNNNISFNVPKDFKPETFRTLIHNNLNKNSWGSLGIDVALGSVIDRKATPEQHMFLPENIYKFFENATIKTNNEPLVKESKILFQQKNRVTSTSFFTSPLFVFGVIGLLILYITYNDRKNKKRSTWLDVVLFSITGVVGVFILLLWLATDHTGTHQNYNLLWAFALNLLMIPQLLKKKPSNWFIKYLKLLVILLCLMTLHWLIGVQVFAIGLIPFLIALFIRYVYLIKYFND; translated from the coding sequence ATGAAAAAAGCACTACTTCTTTTAGGTCTTCTTTTATGTATTAAAACTTCATTTGGGCAACAGGTTGAATTATCAAACCAAGCCGTAGTTAGTGTATTAACTATTGGTCCCGGCGAGTCTTTAAATGATGCTTTTGGGCATAGTGCGTTTAGAATAAAAGACAAAACAACCGGTTTAGATGTGGTTTTTGGCTATGGCGAATATGATTTCGATACGCCTAATTTCTATTTAAAATTCGCACAAGGAAAGCTTCAATATTTAATTAGTAAAGATGATTTCCAAAGGTTTTACAGCGCATATTCCTATTACAACAGAACTATAAAAGAACAGGTTTTAAATCTTTCACAACCCCAAAAACAAAGACTTTATAGTTTTTTAGTCGATAATTACAAGCCCGAAAACAGAGCGTATTTGTATGAATTCTTTTTTGATAATTGCGCTACTAAAATTAAAGATGTTGCCAACATTGCTTTAAATAACAACATTAGTTTTAACGTTCCCAAAGACTTTAAACCAGAAACTTTCAGAACTTTAATTCATAATAACCTCAACAAAAATTCTTGGGGAAGTTTGGGGATTGATGTGGCTTTAGGGTCCGTAATCGACAGAAAAGCAACACCCGAACAGCACATGTTTTTACCGGAGAATATTTATAAATTCTTTGAAAATGCCACTATTAAAACCAATAACGAGCCTTTGGTAAAGGAAAGCAAAATACTTTTTCAACAAAAAAATAGAGTTACATCAACGTCGTTTTTTACCAGTCCTTTATTTGTTTTTGGAGTTATCGGGTTGCTTATACTATATATCACTTACAACGACCGCAAAAACAAAAAACGCAGCACATGGCTAGACGTTGTTTTGTTCAGCATTACAGGCGTTGTTGGCGTTTTTATTTTACTACTTTGGTTAGCTACCGACCACACCGGTACGCACCAAAACTACAATTTGCTTTGGGCTTTTGCGCTTAATTTATTGATGATACCGCAACTCTTAAAAAAGAAACCGAGCAACTGGTTTATTAAGTATTTAAAACTGCTCGTTATTTTACTTTGTTTAATGACCCTACATTGGCTCATTGGCGTACAGGTATTTGCCATTGGGTTAATTCCGTTTTTAATCGCACTTTTTATTAGATATGTGTATTTGATAAAGTACTTTAATGATTGA
- a CDS encoding sugar transferase — protein sequence MSKKGIHFNISERKVLLRIFDIISVLSVLYFVSHTFNFDYFTMTKENWTWVFVLTIYILVFGTIFELYDLQKASKIETVSANIVLTVSITVLFYFLTPFFTPILPVNRLQILYFYFAILFALFVWRWAYITFVVSPRFYKKVLIVGETSNIQAIVEAFNVADPNYKIVGFINCEANKTDKVKFKGIVEYSPKQIYQVIKDESISEVVIASYNSETITPTIYKDLITLLEGGFPIKEYTQVYEDLTRRIPIQFIGKDFYKYFPFSRSNQNKLYLFFHRFFDILISILGVLSGLILLPVILIGNAIGNRGPLLYSQERIGKNGNLFRIIKFRTMIKNAEKEGAVWAQKNDVRITKFGNFLRHSRLDEIPQFWNILRGDMSLIGPRPERPYFVRELSQILPFYETRHIIKPGLTGWAQVKTRYGSSVDDSLLKLQYDLYYIKHRSFFLDANILVKTLSTVIFFRGQ from the coding sequence ATGTCAAAAAAAGGAATTCATTTTAATATTTCCGAACGTAAAGTTCTGCTGCGAATATTCGATATTATTTCTGTGCTTAGTGTATTGTATTTTGTGAGTCATACATTCAATTTTGACTATTTTACCATGACCAAAGAAAACTGGACTTGGGTTTTTGTTTTAACGATTTATATATTGGTTTTTGGCACTATTTTCGAATTGTACGATTTACAAAAAGCAAGCAAAATTGAAACGGTGTCTGCCAATATTGTACTAACGGTGTCCATTACCGTTTTGTTCTATTTTTTAACACCATTTTTCACACCTATATTACCCGTAAATCGACTGCAAATCCTATACTTTTATTTCGCTATTTTATTTGCACTTTTTGTTTGGAGATGGGCATACATAACCTTTGTGGTATCGCCGAGGTTTTATAAAAAAGTACTTATAGTGGGCGAAACATCCAATATTCAAGCTATTGTTGAGGCTTTTAATGTGGCAGACCCCAATTATAAAATAGTGGGTTTTATTAATTGTGAAGCTAATAAAACCGATAAAGTTAAATTTAAAGGCATTGTTGAATATAGTCCCAAACAAATTTATCAGGTTATTAAAGATGAAAGCATTTCTGAAGTTGTAATTGCCAGTTATAATTCCGAAACGATAACGCCAACCATTTATAAAGACCTTATTACGCTTTTAGAAGGCGGGTTTCCCATAAAAGAATACACACAGGTTTACGAAGATTTAACCCGTAGAATTCCCATACAATTCATCGGAAAGGATTTTTATAAGTATTTTCCATTCAGCCGAAGCAACCAAAATAAACTGTATTTGTTTTTCCATCGATTTTTCGATATTCTCATTTCGATATTAGGTGTTTTATCTGGACTTATTTTATTACCCGTAATTCTTATAGGAAATGCTATTGGGAATAGAGGACCGCTTTTATATTCCCAAGAACGGATTGGTAAAAACGGAAACCTCTTTAGGATTATTAAATTTAGAACCATGATTAAAAATGCTGAAAAGGAAGGCGCGGTTTGGGCGCAGAAAAATGATGTTAGAATTACAAAATTCGGTAATTTTTTACGACATTCAAGGTTGGACGAAATTCCTCAATTTTGGAATATCTTAAGGGGTGATATGAGTTTGATTGGCCCAAGGCCGGAACGTCCGTATTTTGTTAGAGAACTATCACAAATTCTTCCGTTTTACGAAACCCGACATATTATAAAACCCGGGTTAACAGGTTGGGCTCAGGTAAAAACCAGATACGGCTCATCGGTTGATGATAGCCTTCTTAAGCTTCAATACGATTTATATTATATTAAACACCGAAGCTTTTTTTTGGATGCCAATATTCTTGTAAAAACACTAAGTACCGTTATATTTTTTAGAGGACAGTGA